The proteins below come from a single Paenarthrobacter ureafaciens genomic window:
- a CDS encoding DeoR/GlpR family DNA-binding transcription regulator — MLSANARREEIYHLAVTTGLASVEELSARFEVTASTIRRDLALLNSQGRLARTYGGAMALGAHPEASLRQRTGEAFEQKHAIARWAAAVIVPGESILLDAGSTVGALAHELQKFEKLSVTTPGLNIMQELADSDRIEVDCIGGRLRSVSQSFVGPLAEAALERMSFDRVFLGADAVTADDGICEADHAQTRLKELMARRGNHVYVLADSSKLGLRPFHAWARLALPWTLVTDDGAEPEQVRKFVDAGIKVELAEVAKTAATGPAADQDHRQGNNPSARPYSVE; from the coding sequence ATGCTGAGCGCAAACGCGCGGCGCGAGGAAATCTACCACCTCGCTGTCACCACTGGCCTTGCCTCGGTGGAGGAACTCTCCGCCCGGTTCGAGGTGACCGCCTCCACCATCCGCCGCGACCTGGCTCTCTTGAATAGCCAAGGCCGGCTGGCCCGCACCTACGGTGGCGCTATGGCGCTGGGAGCCCACCCCGAAGCATCGCTGCGGCAGCGAACAGGCGAAGCATTCGAGCAGAAGCACGCCATCGCCCGCTGGGCCGCGGCAGTGATCGTTCCCGGTGAAAGCATCCTCCTCGACGCCGGGTCCACCGTCGGAGCCCTCGCCCACGAACTGCAAAAGTTCGAGAAGCTGTCCGTCACCACACCGGGCCTGAACATCATGCAGGAACTTGCCGATTCCGACCGCATAGAAGTGGACTGCATCGGTGGCCGCCTCCGGAGTGTCAGCCAAAGCTTTGTGGGCCCACTCGCTGAAGCGGCCTTGGAACGAATGAGCTTCGACCGTGTCTTCCTCGGCGCGGACGCCGTCACGGCCGATGACGGCATTTGCGAAGCCGACCATGCCCAGACCCGCTTGAAGGAACTCATGGCCCGCCGCGGCAACCACGTCTACGTCCTCGCCGACTCGTCCAAGCTCGGACTCCGGCCCTTCCACGCGTGGGCCCGGCTCGCGCTCCCATGGACCCTCGTCACGGACGACGGTGCCGAGCCTGAACAAGTCCGGAAATTCGTCGACGCCGGCATCAAGGTTGAGCTGGCCGAGGTCGCGAAGACCGCGGCAACCGGCCCGGCTGCAGACCAGGATCACCGACAGGGTAACAACCCGTCCGCTCGACCGTATTCAGTCGAGTAG
- a CDS encoding LysR family transcriptional regulator has translation MAQISSGLTLQQLRYFIEVAAEGSISAAADLLYVAQPTMSAAMKELEARVGRALLLRSARGVTLTADGAEFLGYARQVVEQFSLLEQRYLGRPPTRRLLGVSTQHYSFAVDAFVRMVKATEVAEYEFSLRESRTWDIIEDVRTLRSEIGILYRNDFNRKVIDKLLRESGLAFTPLFLADPHIFISRKHPLASKERVALADLSGLPRLTFDQGANNSFYFAEEILSTLSSKQEIRVSDRATIFNLMIGLHGYTISTGIISGELDPEIVAIPLDVDERIEIGWIGHASIPLTDQAQGYLKELRAVVAEFGVALLD, from the coding sequence ATGGCCCAGATTTCGAGCGGATTGACCCTGCAGCAGCTCCGCTACTTCATTGAAGTTGCCGCTGAGGGGTCGATCTCCGCAGCTGCCGATCTTCTCTACGTAGCGCAGCCCACAATGTCCGCAGCGATGAAGGAGCTTGAGGCCCGGGTGGGCCGTGCGCTCCTGCTTCGCTCCGCGCGCGGGGTCACCCTTACCGCCGACGGGGCAGAGTTCCTCGGCTACGCCAGGCAGGTCGTCGAGCAGTTCTCCCTCCTCGAGCAGCGCTACCTTGGCAGGCCACCAACACGACGACTGCTCGGAGTCTCAACGCAGCACTACTCGTTCGCGGTGGACGCCTTCGTCCGGATGGTCAAGGCCACTGAGGTGGCCGAATACGAGTTCTCGCTCCGTGAGTCCCGCACCTGGGACATCATTGAGGATGTCCGGACGCTCCGCAGCGAGATAGGCATCCTCTATCGGAACGATTTCAACCGGAAGGTCATTGACAAGCTGCTCCGGGAATCCGGACTCGCGTTCACACCGCTTTTTCTCGCCGATCCGCACATTTTCATTTCACGAAAGCACCCGCTCGCCTCGAAGGAGCGTGTAGCTCTCGCCGATCTCTCCGGCCTGCCGCGGCTAACCTTCGATCAAGGTGCGAACAACTCTTTTTACTTCGCCGAGGAGATTCTCTCCACGCTGTCCAGTAAGCAGGAGATCCGGGTGTCCGACCGTGCCACGATCTTCAACCTCATGATCGGGCTCCACGGTTATACGATCTCGACGGGCATCATCAGCGGGGAGCTCGACCCGGAGATCGTAGCCATCCCGCTCGACGTTGACGAACGCATCGAGATCGGCTGGATCGGCCACGCCTCGATTCCGCTCACCGACCAAGCGCAGGGCTACCTCAAGGAATTGCGCGCCGTCGTCGCAGAGTTCGGCGTAGCGCTACTCGACTGA
- a CDS encoding flavin reductase family protein — MFHAYPADTWFGAPTQSFPSSLSADDFKALFRGHPGGVAVITADAGEGPVALTVSSVVSVSAEPPLLIFSVSALSSASDVLSRAETVVVHLLDAHDVDLAKFGATPGADRFDQTHRWSALATGEAVYDDVRAWVRCAVIDRMEVGTSTIIAVHALESRVLRDVHAGEPGDALVYHNRSWHRLGEHSKLEG; from the coding sequence ATGTTTCACGCCTACCCCGCAGACACTTGGTTCGGGGCTCCGACTCAAAGCTTCCCGTCTTCCCTCTCGGCCGACGACTTCAAAGCATTGTTCCGTGGCCACCCCGGAGGTGTCGCCGTCATCACGGCCGATGCCGGCGAAGGACCGGTGGCACTGACGGTGTCGTCGGTGGTGTCGGTCAGCGCGGAACCTCCGTTGCTGATCTTCTCGGTCTCGGCACTGTCCTCTGCGTCGGATGTGCTTTCCCGCGCCGAGACCGTCGTCGTGCACCTGCTGGACGCGCACGACGTCGACTTGGCGAAGTTTGGCGCAACCCCCGGCGCCGACCGCTTTGACCAGACGCACCGCTGGTCGGCCCTTGCAACCGGCGAAGCGGTGTATGACGACGTCCGCGCCTGGGTGCGCTGCGCCGTCATCGATCGCATGGAGGTAGGGACCTCCACGATCATCGCCGTTCACGCCCTTGAGTCCCGGGTGCTGCGTGACGTCCACGCGGGCGAACCCGGCGATGCTCTGGTTTACCACAACCGTTCATGGCACCGGCTGGGCGAGCATTCCAAGCTTGAAGGCTGA
- a CDS encoding DUF1852 domain-containing protein, whose translation MADDFSFSITTTRFDEDYSPSEGSRITTNFANLARGEHRQENLRNALTMMRRRFNDLAEWDNPDRDRYALELEIVSVQIQLTGDGTGQQFPLFEVLDIQILDLLNGVRHQGIVGNNFSSYVRDFDFSVVLPAATGDSGKPTVPEDFGDLHGKLFQHFLDSPEGQERFPQPPVVCISVSTSKTYRRTGNLHPVLGVEYQQDEFSLTDAYFAKMGLQVRYFMPRGSVAPLAFYFRGDLLNDYSNLQLIGTISTMETFQKIYRPEIYNANSAAAHVYQPSLGEQDFSRTQIAYDRVERSQLAVTQAKYTEEHFITPHKDLLDQWTANYPALVN comes from the coding sequence CTGGCAGACGACTTCTCCTTCAGCATCACGACCACCCGCTTCGACGAGGACTACTCCCCCTCGGAAGGCTCGCGGATCACCACGAACTTCGCCAACCTGGCACGTGGCGAGCACCGCCAGGAGAACCTTCGCAATGCCCTGACCATGATGCGGCGCCGCTTCAACGATCTCGCAGAATGGGATAATCCGGACCGGGACCGCTACGCCCTGGAACTTGAGATCGTCTCCGTGCAGATACAGCTCACCGGGGATGGAACGGGTCAGCAGTTCCCGCTGTTCGAAGTCCTCGACATCCAGATCCTCGATTTGCTGAACGGGGTCCGTCACCAAGGCATCGTGGGAAACAACTTCTCCTCCTACGTCCGTGACTTCGACTTCAGCGTCGTACTGCCAGCGGCCACAGGGGACTCGGGCAAGCCCACCGTTCCCGAGGACTTCGGCGATCTTCACGGCAAACTGTTCCAGCACTTCCTCGACTCCCCCGAAGGCCAGGAACGCTTCCCGCAGCCGCCAGTGGTCTGCATCAGCGTCTCCACGAGCAAGACGTACCGGCGGACCGGAAACCTTCACCCGGTCCTGGGCGTCGAGTACCAGCAAGACGAGTTCTCGCTGACGGACGCGTACTTCGCAAAAATGGGGCTGCAGGTCCGCTACTTCATGCCCCGCGGCAGCGTTGCGCCGCTCGCTTTCTACTTCCGCGGCGACCTGCTCAACGACTACTCCAACCTGCAGCTCATCGGCACAATCAGCACCATGGAGACGTTCCAGAAGATCTACCGCCCGGAGATCTACAACGCGAACTCCGCCGCCGCCCACGTCTACCAGCCGAGCCTGGGCGAGCAGGATTTCTCGCGGACCCAGATCGCTTACGACCGCGTCGAGCGCAGCCAGCTCGCGGTCACGCAGGCGAAGTACACGGAGGAGCACTTCATCACGCCCCACAAGGACCTGTTGGACCAGTGGACCGCCAACTACCCCGCCCTCGTCAACTGA
- a CDS encoding type II toxin-antitoxin system death-on-curing family toxin translates to MTAYLDIEDALQVIDRYGFHIRDVGLLASALARPATTVMGAEAYPELAMKAAALLESVARFHPLLDGNKRTAWTLMVLLLWINGYRHDFSTDEGFGLVVGVAAGDVELRDSAAVISNHLVPR, encoded by the coding sequence GTGACGGCTTACCTTGACATTGAGGATGCGCTTCAAGTTATTGATCGCTACGGCTTCCATATCCGCGACGTCGGCTTGTTGGCGTCGGCATTGGCTAGGCCCGCGACAACGGTCATGGGGGCTGAAGCTTATCCGGAACTAGCGATGAAGGCGGCTGCCTTACTTGAGTCGGTCGCGAGGTTCCATCCACTCCTTGATGGGAACAAGCGGACTGCTTGGACGCTCATGGTGCTGTTGTTGTGGATCAACGGCTACCGTCATGACTTCTCAACTGACGAGGGCTTCGGACTGGTCGTCGGGGTCGCCGCTGGGGACGTTGAACTACGGGACTCGGCCGCTGTGATCTCGAATCATTTGGTGCCGCGTTAA
- a CDS encoding SDR family oxidoreductase — protein sequence MPHAGLGAYSPTKAALTMLAQTLALEWAPDGIRVNVVSPGMTQTRMIAKMYEDPKSRKPGKTSDRWHGSENQ from the coding sequence ATGCCACATGCCGGGTTGGGCGCTTATAGCCCAACCAAAGCTGCCTTGACCATGCTGGCCCAGACACTTGCCTTGGAATGGGCGCCGGACGGCATCCGCGTCAACGTCGTGTCCCCCGGCATGACTCAAACGAGGATGATCGCAAAGATGTATGAAGATCCAAAATCAAGAAAGCCAGGGAAGACATCCGACCGCTGGCATGGATCGGAGAACCAATAG
- the pdxA gene encoding 4-hydroxythreonine-4-phosphate dehydrogenase PdxA — protein sequence MTTTASTTAEQNKLPYVAVTMGDGAGVGPEVVVAAVLDPQSNAECRPVVIGDALRLRQAADVLGIEADIQSIENVEDAVFTPGRVNVIDLALLPEDLPWGQLSSVAGHGAYEYIRVAGELAMAGKVQAICTAPLNKEALHSAGHIYPGHTELLAHLTGTEEVSMMLSTPKIRVIHVTTHIGLVDAVRKINPGLVERTIRRGHEALVRAGILNPKIGVCAINPHAGENGLFGQGEEAEKIEPGVKAAQAAGINAVGPLPADTLFFLAGRGDYDLVVAMYHDQGHGPVKVLGIEAGVNITVGLPVIRTSVDHGTAFDIAGKAIADPRSMVEALHQAAEMATRPAPAG from the coding sequence ATGACAACGACCGCCAGCACCACAGCAGAGCAAAACAAATTGCCCTACGTAGCCGTGACAATGGGCGACGGCGCCGGGGTCGGCCCGGAGGTGGTGGTGGCCGCCGTGCTGGATCCGCAGAGCAACGCAGAGTGCCGTCCAGTGGTGATCGGCGACGCGCTGCGCCTTCGCCAGGCCGCGGACGTTTTGGGCATTGAGGCCGATATCCAGAGCATCGAAAACGTGGAGGACGCGGTGTTCACGCCGGGCCGGGTGAACGTGATCGATCTGGCGTTATTGCCCGAAGACCTGCCGTGGGGGCAGCTCTCCTCCGTGGCCGGGCACGGCGCGTATGAGTACATCCGGGTGGCCGGCGAGCTTGCGATGGCAGGTAAGGTGCAGGCCATTTGCACGGCGCCGTTGAATAAGGAGGCGCTGCACTCGGCGGGGCACATCTACCCCGGGCACACTGAACTGCTGGCGCACCTCACGGGGACCGAAGAAGTATCCATGATGCTCTCCACTCCCAAGATCCGGGTAATCCACGTGACCACGCACATCGGGCTGGTGGATGCCGTGCGCAAGATCAACCCTGGCCTGGTGGAGCGCACCATCCGCCGGGGACACGAGGCACTGGTCCGCGCGGGCATCCTCAACCCGAAGATCGGCGTCTGCGCCATCAATCCGCACGCAGGCGAGAACGGACTGTTCGGACAGGGCGAGGAAGCGGAGAAGATCGAGCCCGGCGTCAAAGCAGCACAGGCAGCCGGAATCAACGCGGTAGGTCCGCTGCCCGCGGACACACTGTTCTTCCTGGCCGGACGCGGCGACTACGACCTCGTCGTTGCCATGTACCACGATCAGGGACACGGCCCCGTGAAGGTGCTGGGGATCGAAGCCGGAGTGAACATCACTGTGGGCCTGCCGGTGATCCGGACGTCCGTGGACCACGGCACCGCGTTCGACATCGCCGGCAAGGCGATCGCCGATCCGCGGTCCATGGTCGAGGCGCTCCACCAGGCGGCTGAAATGGCCACCCGACCCGCGCCGGCCGGCTAG
- a CDS encoding four-carbon acid sugar kinase family protein, protein MASVFVQADDFSGAAEVGYCFVQHGFSTQVVLGTHDGGSPFAMARTDVVVVDSHSRGLPGATAEALVRDAFACPAALGAKVAFKKIDSLWRGNIGAEVAALTVLGFHAVVAGALPQLHRSVLNGKPLVAGTALADTNLWQAEVLEPPADIPSLLRSEDSTPLRALDLAAVRSGLLPQKMSAALESVHPSIIVVDGETVQDLQDVADALLHLGFQASNRRIVLVGTGGTADVLAQRLAAQHTAAQPAQNAQSSHADGTTTEVQHGTRPVLAVVGSASATAQAQLERLDTFAVVRLHPQQAGMNGAYQKQLDDLQRSLAAGTDVAVTMAGGIVDPASAAGIVRSLSAFAAQAARGTTADLILTGGETAREVLDAVGLQQLVPIAAVQHGAVLTRADDGTLVGTKPGSFGDELALLQLYNEIRERRGQSMPVPTTSPARLSNQLEQK, encoded by the coding sequence GTGGCTTCCGTATTTGTGCAAGCCGACGATTTCTCCGGCGCCGCCGAGGTTGGCTATTGCTTTGTCCAGCACGGCTTTTCCACGCAGGTCGTGCTGGGAACGCACGACGGCGGTTCCCCCTTCGCGATGGCCCGCACCGACGTTGTGGTCGTCGACTCGCACTCACGAGGGCTCCCCGGTGCCACGGCGGAAGCACTGGTACGGGACGCCTTCGCTTGTCCTGCGGCGCTGGGGGCTAAGGTTGCTTTCAAGAAGATCGACTCTCTATGGCGCGGGAACATCGGCGCCGAGGTGGCGGCACTGACTGTCTTAGGCTTCCACGCCGTGGTTGCCGGCGCTCTCCCCCAGCTGCACCGCTCCGTTTTGAATGGAAAGCCTTTGGTGGCTGGCACTGCTTTGGCGGATACCAACCTGTGGCAGGCCGAGGTTCTTGAACCACCCGCTGATATTCCGTCATTGCTCCGTTCCGAAGATTCCACGCCACTGCGGGCCCTGGATCTGGCCGCGGTCCGCTCAGGATTACTGCCGCAGAAAATGTCGGCCGCGCTGGAATCCGTTCATCCCTCCATCATCGTGGTGGACGGCGAGACGGTCCAAGACCTGCAGGACGTGGCGGACGCGCTGCTGCATCTTGGCTTCCAGGCCTCCAACCGCCGTATCGTCCTCGTGGGTACTGGCGGAACCGCCGACGTCCTTGCGCAGCGCCTCGCTGCGCAACATACCGCCGCTCAACCTGCGCAAAACGCGCAATCATCGCACGCAGACGGAACCACCACGGAAGTGCAGCACGGCACCAGGCCGGTGCTCGCCGTCGTCGGCTCTGCTTCGGCAACAGCACAGGCCCAACTGGAGCGGCTGGACACTTTCGCCGTGGTGAGGCTGCACCCGCAGCAGGCCGGTATGAACGGCGCCTATCAAAAACAGCTTGACGACCTGCAGCGATCCCTTGCGGCAGGCACAGATGTAGCCGTCACCATGGCTGGAGGAATCGTGGACCCGGCCTCGGCCGCCGGCATCGTCAGGTCCCTGTCCGCATTTGCGGCACAAGCAGCACGGGGAACAACGGCCGACCTGATCCTCACCGGCGGTGAGACGGCCCGGGAAGTCCTGGACGCCGTCGGACTTCAACAATTGGTGCCGATCGCGGCCGTGCAACACGGGGCGGTACTCACCCGCGCCGATGACGGAACGCTCGTGGGCACCAAACCCGGCAGCTTCGGCGACGAGCTTGCCCTCTTGCAGCTATACAACGAAATACGGGAGCGCCGCGGCCAATCCATGCCAGTGCCTACCACTTCCCCCGCACGACTTTCGAACCAACTGGAGCAGAAATGA
- a CDS encoding competence protein CoiA family protein produces MVCLSCAGRAMFRAGQKSQPSFAARHRQDCRLVSRPWSAFIFLAERRL; encoded by the coding sequence TTGGTTTGCCTGTCCTGTGCCGGACGGGCTATGTTCCGTGCGGGACAGAAAAGTCAGCCGTCGTTTGCTGCCCGGCACAGGCAGGACTGTCGATTGGTTTCGAGGCCGTGGAGCGCCTTCATATTCCTCGCGGAACGGCGTCTGTAG
- a CDS encoding methionine synthase: MNTLLPTTVVGSLPKPSWLAQPETLWSPWKLEGEGLLEGKQDALRIALHEQSRRGIDIVSDGEQTRQHFVTTFIEHLSGVDFEQRKTVRIRDRYDASVPTVVGPVRREKPVFVDDAKFLRAATDQPIKWTLPGPMTMVDTLYDDHYKSREKLAWEFATILNQEAKELEAAGVDIIQFDEPAFNVFLDEVKDWGVAALERAAEGLRAETAVHICYGYGIKANTDWKATLGSQWRQYEESFPLLQSSSIDIISLECQNSHVPMDLIELLRGKKVMLGAIDVASETIETPEEVADTLRKALKFVDADKLIPSSNCGMAPFPRDVALAKLSALSAGTNIIREELARSAPKAS; this comes from the coding sequence ATGAATACACTTTTGCCCACCACCGTTGTCGGAAGCCTGCCTAAACCATCCTGGCTCGCACAGCCGGAGACTCTTTGGTCCCCGTGGAAGCTGGAGGGAGAAGGGCTGCTCGAGGGCAAGCAGGATGCGCTGCGCATCGCGCTCCACGAACAGAGCCGGCGCGGCATCGACATCGTCAGCGACGGCGAGCAAACCCGCCAGCACTTCGTCACAACCTTCATTGAGCATTTGAGCGGGGTCGACTTTGAACAGCGCAAGACCGTGCGCATCCGCGATCGCTACGACGCCAGCGTGCCGACCGTCGTCGGACCGGTGCGCCGCGAGAAGCCGGTATTCGTCGACGACGCAAAGTTCCTCCGCGCAGCCACGGACCAGCCGATCAAATGGACTCTTCCCGGTCCCATGACGATGGTGGACACGCTCTACGATGACCACTACAAGAGCCGCGAGAAGCTCGCCTGGGAATTCGCCACGATCCTGAACCAGGAGGCGAAAGAACTGGAGGCGGCCGGCGTGGACATCATCCAGTTCGACGAGCCCGCGTTCAATGTCTTCCTCGATGAGGTCAAGGACTGGGGCGTGGCTGCACTTGAGAGAGCGGCAGAGGGACTGCGTGCGGAGACCGCCGTGCACATCTGCTACGGCTACGGCATCAAGGCCAATACGGACTGGAAGGCGACGCTCGGCTCACAGTGGCGGCAGTACGAGGAATCGTTCCCGCTGCTGCAGAGCTCCAGCATCGACATCATTTCGCTGGAATGCCAGAACTCCCACGTGCCCATGGACCTCATCGAGCTCCTCCGCGGCAAGAAGGTCATGCTTGGGGCAATCGACGTCGCAAGCGAGACCATCGAGACCCCGGAGGAGGTCGCCGATACCCTCCGCAAGGCCCTCAAGTTCGTCGATGCGGACAAGCTCATCCCCAGCTCCAACTGCGGCATGGCACCGTTCCCCCGGGACGTCGCACTGGCCAAGCTGAGTGCCCTCAGCGCAGGGACCAACATCATTCGCGAGGAACTCGCGCGCTCCGCCCCCAAGGCGTCATAA
- a CDS encoding ribbon-helix-helix protein, CopG family: MAMNLRVPEDLDRRLEKLAAEEHTSKSALLLQGAELVLQRHTRRREISEGLDFVMSHDAELLTRLEDA; this comes from the coding sequence ATGGCTATGAATCTCCGAGTCCCTGAGGACCTTGATCGACGGCTGGAAAAGTTGGCTGCCGAGGAACACACGTCCAAGTCCGCACTTCTATTGCAGGGGGCCGAGTTGGTTCTGCAGCGGCACACGCGCCGGCGTGAAATTAGTGAGGGCCTTGATTTTGTGATGAGTCATGATGCTGAGCTGCTGACGCGCCTTGAGGACGCGTGA